Part of the Xenopus laevis strain J_2021 chromosome 2S, Xenopus_laevis_v10.1, whole genome shotgun sequence genome is shown below.
acaaacatttttaacatgaaagggagtataggactggccaatCTGTACACTGAGGAGTGCAGAGGATTCCTTGTCTTTGTATGGATTTTGTGAAGAAAATTATAACGTACAGCACCTTTTTTCAAGGCATTTTATGACAGATTGTGACCTGAAACTCCGCTGTTATCCAGGTTCTGCCATGTATaccaaataaagattttattttatgacaATTAGGAGCTGTATGTTAAATTTTCTTCAATATGAGAATGGACTGTGGCCATTAATtgtacatgcaccaaatattCCTGATGTGGTCACACCCTTAATGAACCCCCACTTAAATTAAGATTGTTTAGTGGAGAGCACAACTTTTAGAAGTTAAGCTAGTTTctcaaggttgaacttgatggacctgtatCTTTTATCAACTGAAATTGCTATGTTACTACAATGAAGTGGAGGTGGACGATtcgaaaaaaaatatgaatacttttaaaaatctgttttttttggacaattcgtACTGAAAAGAATACATATCTCTCTAACATTCTGATTGGATTAAAAAtcgtccaataggatcagtgcagctcccactgacttcttttAACACCTCgaaaacttttacttggcaaagtttttgtgggtttttctCACTTTAAATTCTTTAATTcttagagcattttttttttcaattaaaaaactaaatttaattgttagtaaatgtttttttcaggctTTACAAAATTGCCCACATCTTACCACTAGAATATCAACAGTAATAGGCAGATCAACAAGTCTCTTTAGTGTCTTCTGCAGCTGCAAAAAGAGAACAAAATTCATAGTTGGTTATCTTTTCACTATAACCCTGGTGTAAAATTATGTAATCACATctgaaaaaatggaaagtagAATCATTGCAAACATCATTAAACAGATCTATAAAATAAAGACTCCAAAAAGCTCCATTACTGAGTTGTTTGGGAATCATCCCTGCTCCACACCTGgtcaaatttattattaaaattcaaatctgagatttttaagatttagccatcaaaaactattaaaaaaactagaattttaaaaaatggcaaaaaaaaaacaaacttgaatgtcaggaaggctagttaccagtgataggcgaatttgtcccgcgcgaaacacaaattttgatgtCCACGTAAATTTTTACACCTGCATTACTGTCAAtaggcatccaaataatgttgacacgctATTCCGATgtgtgtccaattttttttaatacagacaaATTTCCACTGTACTTCtgagaatttattcggcagcgGCAAAACGAGGAAATGCGCCACAAATTCGTGAatgccgaatttatttgctcaTCACCCCATCGCtactagtaacatcttcaaatgggtcactggacctctgcaattgacttctacatgaacttggcaggttttagatggcgaacagttgaatttgagttgttcccagggtccaggtatgaaaaatctcaaaATCGAGTTtagattattcccaactcaaatttgagttttgaccaaaaatccaactcgaaaattagaatttgaatttccaatttgaaccttaataaatctgcctgttaCAGAGCTTCTAAGAACAAAGCAGCTTTAGACCAATGGTAGTAGTGGTGGTGAATCCATTGCTGGCAGAAAACCAGCAGAGAAACCACCCTATACAGCTTCTACCATTTATTTCAATTGTATCTACCTGCCAGTGCACACAAAGCACACATGACAGGAGGCATTATTGGTAGCAAATTGGCAACAAAAAATGCTGGTGGAAATAGTCTGTCGTTAAATGATAGTTGGTTATTTAACCTGTTTCCACCCCAGTAGTTTGTCTGCTAAAACCCTAGGGTGAATCACTCGATTTATAGTTATCTGCATATAAAAAAACCATACAAAGCTGGGCCCAACTGTAAGTTgcagaaaagtgttttaaatatatatatatatatatatatatatatatatatatatatatataaaacaagctgctgtgtagccatgggagaagccattcaaagctgtaaaaggagaaaaggcacatgtttacatagcagataacagacaaactctgtaaaatacaatgggattctacaggaGTTTTCTGTTAGCTACTATtttacctgtgccttttctccttttttctcccCAGGCTGAATAGCTGCATACATGGCTATGCAGCAGCTGTAGTAGCATTTTTGAAGCAACCACATGGGGCTGGGGGTGACGTGATCCTTTCAtgggctaattacaaatgaaaacaggacttcagtctatggaaggatcgctcagCCCCTGCCCATCATGACTTGAAACAACCACAGCAGtgttagcagtgtcagagggtcgacTTTACAAAGgtttgctgggctgggggcagctttggggGACTTTAAGAGGTGTGATTCCAATAATGGACAACATAATGCAATTTTAGGCTCTACATGTTTTCACTACTACCAGGATTGTAATACAATAGAAGGGCTGTGGGAGAGAAGTAAGATAGCTCTCAGACAATCTTCTCATCTGAGAAAAGactaaagggcctatttattatgctgtgtaaaatgaaatatgctGAAAGAAGGTTGTCAAATAAATGGTACATCTATCAAGGCGTGCTTTATTTTACACCTCGTGAATGTCAGATTTGCCACGGATATTTTACACACGCTTCAGACCTCTGCAAGTTCCAGAGGAAGtcattcaaacaaaaaatgtattaattacacCTATTTTTACGTGGCGAAGCCTGTTGGTGTGTGGCACTGGGATTAATTCACATCAGAATTATACATTGTAATAATTGGAAAACATGTATTACCATCCACCAAGGTAGAAATTACTGCTTTTATTTGGTGTATTGAATTCctgaaaggaattgttcagtgtgaaaataaaaactgtgtaaatagacaggctgtgtaattagacaggctgtgcaaaataaaaaatgtttctaatatagttagttagccaaaaatgtcatctataaaggctggagttactggatgtctaacataatagccagaacactacttcctgcttttcagctctcttggtttacgctgactggttaccctggttaccagacagtaaccaatcagagacttgagggggggggggggacatgggtcatatcttttgcttttgaatctgagctgaatgctgaggatcaattgcaaattcacttaacagaaatgtaccatgtggccccccctcaagttgctgactagctcagttatagagctgaaaagcaggaagaagtgttctggctattatgttacacatccagtcactccagcctttatacattacatttttgcctaactaactatattagaaatattttttatttagcacagcctatctatttacacagttttattttcacactgaactgttcctttaaaggagaaggaaaggttaaaagtaaataaaccagtaaactaaatataccagtaaaacctcaaagtagtgctgctctaagtcctctgttaaaagaaacactgcatttctttccttctattgtgtatacatgggcttctgtatcagacttcctgctttcatcttaaacctcctttcacccgggcttgagcatgctcagtttgctcctctccccccttctctgctgtaatctgagcccagaactataagTGAGacgggagagactcaggcaggaagtgatgtcacaccaagctaatactgcagttgctatcctaagcttctagagctttttacttacgtatggtaaaacattctacagaataaatatatcattctagcttgcactattgcagctaatctattggcaacaaaatgcagcattagctttccttctcctttaaacaacccATACTGTAGTTTCTGTTGTAAAAAGGAAACTTCTGTATAGTATTTGTAAGTAAAAGATAATTGGGAGCAGAAATGATCTTTGGCCTTTAGTCCTTTTCAACCTATGAGTTACATTTATGAATCATATGTGATCCAACAGAAAATAACATTACTAGCAAAACAACATCAACTACTTTATATGCATAATATCATATGCCAATATACTATACTGGGTTGTTATAATAACAgcaatacataaaaaatacatttaaaaagccaATAATGGCCCTTTAAGTTCAGAGCTGCAGGGGTGACTTAGTGACCAGACAGAGTCTCTATTGAAGAATCTTTCTGCTAGAGAGAGAGGGACTATCCATATACGGCAAGGTATCATACAAGTGCTCTTGCAGAATTATACACTGAAATGTGCTTCCAATCTGATCATTTTACCCAGCCAGCCCATCAAAATACATGTTGCAAGAAATGTATGTGTAAAACGTATGTGTAAAGACAGCACTACTTCTTTTTCCAACCCGTGCAGCTCAATATTTCGCCCTACTAAGGTAAATCcagtaaatgttcatttttaaacaaatgatgTTCCTTCATAATTTGCTCCGAGACGCTCCAGATATAACTTTGCCACGCACTGCCGAACTCATGCAATCCCTATGTTTCACACCACCGTAAAGGAAATCCCCTAGTCCTGATAAAAAGACAGACCTTAATTGGATTTCCCACCGAGACTCCCTTTATAACAAATGAATACGTGTCGGGTAATGATCATATTCTTATTACCTTCCTCGGCTCAGCACTGGGCGATAATCTAGATTGCAGCTTCTCCACAACTTCCAGCACGGACTCCGCCATCTTTAGAACTGGCACTCTATGAGCCGGAAACGCTGATGTCTGCGTTTACCATAAACTCGCCCAGTCATATTTGGTGCTTGAGCACGCAAACCGGAAATACGGCTGACGCTTTCTTTATGCTAAATAAGACTCCGTCCTACTCCGCCATCTTAACTATTGGCAGCTCATGTTTGTCAGGGGAGGTGACGCTTGAGCCCTTAGCAATGTTGTGCTGATAAAGCTTGACACTTCCAAACCAGCTGAGCCAACTCAGGATATTACATAGACAGTGAAGTATatgttaatataatacacaaaagccatgaacaacttgtaaattatatccttataaactgagttatgatgttatcagttataaactgtgagttctgatgtcatttctgtcacatgacactgtaacttgtgtattataataaataaagtacccgttgcaaaatatgaggatattataagttacctcggagttccatgacctgtataaaagcactcagccttcgactttgtttttttatggtcatgaaactcctctaacttatactatccttatattttacaagagggggtactttattcactatatgtgtTGCCATGCagttacagaagaaaaaaaacgacaagttatttgtatgtatttttctccaaaattatatattaaaaagaccTGCTAACTATAGCTAGTAAACCTTTTTACCTTTCAGTAAAGCAAAATAGATGGATTTCCTCTGCATTACTACTCCGGTAAATCTCAGCTTCCTTATGGAGGGACCAGTGCTCACCCGGTGAGATATAAGTTACAAAGTTATTCAGTGAAGCTTTATATTACCCCCACACCGCTGGCAGACTACCTGTCTAAGAGATAAATATCTGCTTCCCACAGGCCCAGCTGGGAAGGACACTACTATGGCAATGGGCTGCACTGTAATTAACATTAAAGTTTGATTGGGAGACCTCCTGCAGGTTGAGTAAACATCATAACAGCTAAGAGTGGCAGTTGTCTGATTTATAACACCAGAACAATGTCAAATCTGTACAGcacagccaaaacactacttgAGAAGAGAGATTCTTTTATTCCTGGTTGTGAAAAAGCCCTAAAATGAAAGTAAAGGAATTGAACAAAACACCACAActgaatttttatttgaaaagttttattgatttttttttgactgAAGCAGCTCACTTGCCAGGGAGAATTATGCCATCATactggggaaagaaaaaaaataaattaaaaaggatattaaaacagtaaaaaaaatcccattttcaccCTATATAGAATGAATGtgaaactttaaggggcaaatttatcagagGTCAAGGTgaagttttgaagtgaaaaacttcgcattttgaagtactgtctttttaaaactgactattcgccacctaaaggctgccgaagtgctgttttagcctatgggagacctcctacaaCCAGTATGGAGGAAATTGGAGGAGTTTGGGAGATCACTTTGACCCCAACAAAAACTTcaacctccattcgattggtctttttgatttcgacggtcaaagttttttttttttgttgttttttttaacttcgacctttgataaatatgcccctaaatattgaAGGCAAAGCCCGGAGGATGGGATGCCAATTTTTAACTAACCCCCAGAGAACCCAAACAAACCTGTGAGTAATACCAGTCCCACCTATGGTACTTttagcagtggcttaactagctattactgggccccacagcaaattatttttcaggcccccaaaatgtttaaaggttgacttgttttgccaatatttattgaagctgtatatgaattagggcccctataccgCCTGGTCCCctttgcagccgcagggtctgcttcctctatagctacgcCCCTGgcttatttttctttagtggggaTGGGGGGGGGTCTAATCCCCTCACTCTACCagaatgcattttaaaaacaaacatttcaaacaggtctatttattaaaatgtgtgtaAATCAATTTTAGTTCAGCTCTCCCATTTGGAGTTTAAAACAACAAGAAAACTCACTGCAGTAACTTTCCTGCATTGCTAAATCCTTTCCCTTCTACCCCAGtaatacatcaaaaaaaaaaaaaaaaaaaaaaaaaatcaggcaggCCACCTCAGGGTGGCAGTGAGGGAAGTACCAACATCcaatccctttaaataggccAAATGCAAGACCAACAGATTTTCTAATGTTGGTAGTCACTGATttaaaaggacaagaaaaggaTAACGTGTGGGTTATTTAAAGATATTAGGCACCCAGTGTATTTTTCCCTTATTGCTCCTGTTTGAAGAAAACTATCAGACTTCATTATCAGACTTCAATGGTCACTGGATCTTCCTAGAACTGGCATCTTACTCATATCCAAAGCCTCCGTTATACCCATTTATAGTCCCACAAGAAAGAACAACAGAGCCTTGGGAAATACTATGGCCATACAACCATAAAGATGCCTACACTAGTGCAATCAACATAAGGTAAGAGGTGTACACTGGTCTTTGTTTGCGCTCCCTTGTATGTTCCTGAAGATTTACCTTCTGCTGGAACCAGCGCATAGCCTCCTCTTTTCCAATACGGTGCTTTGATCCAATTACGCCCCTCTTGCGCTTTTTGTCAGCaatgctgaatcctggccggCCAAGAACCTGTAAATATTGCATGTTAGTCAAGACCAAAGATTTAAAATCAAGGCTGGCAAGCTTGCACCGTCAACTATATGTAAGAAAATGGCTATAAATAATCATCCCTATTCGCTAAGGGATTAAGTGTTCACGccaaggggcagatctatcaagggtcaaattgaaattttaatttcgaaattctaacttccaaattttttttaatggtcaaaactgtcaaatttgactagggaatttaaatttgattagagtttttttaaaaaaaaaaattcgatttcgagatttatcatactctgccaCTTTAAGAAcacaaattcgactatttgccacctaaaacttggtgaatttctgttttgttgaatttctgttttaagtcaacgggagaggtccagggatcaattttgagttgtttgcagccatcCTGACGagttattttttagaaaaaaaatcatgattagagtttttaaaattctaatcaaattagatttgagttttttggtcaatttaattcatcagtttaaaaaaatttgtataaatttcaattggtggaatttacggcagtttttaaaaactcacattaatttgaaatttgacctttgatgaatgtgcctctaaggggcatatttatcaaaggtccaagttaaaaaaaacgtcgaacttcgaattcaaaaagaccaatcgaatggaggtcgaagtttttttggggttgaagtgGGCCAAATTTGGCAACTACGAATCAGTCATTTTAACTTCGATCTTCCacctcccaaactcccccaattgcctccatacaggttgtagtaggtcccccataggctaaagcagcacttctgcagcttttaggtggcgaatggtcgaagttttaaagagacagtacttcgaaattcgaaggtcgaatttttttgaagttttttcaaattcgaatcgaagtatgactttTAAAATGGCCCATAGCTGCCCACAATCTCAGTGCATACGTGGTGGTTTATAAACAGGGTCTAATTTAGGAAATCAtgcaacatttagaggcacatttatcaagggtcaattttcaaattcatgtgattttttttaactcacatgaatctgattgttcgaatattcgactattaataaattgtaaataaatatttaaaactgaCGAATTTTACAGACTAattgaattagaatcaaattcgaccaaactatttaattcaaatttttaaagggccagagtatgatccatctagtaaatcaattttttttaaaaaaaaaaaacaaaccgagtttggataattccctagtcgaatttgacagttgaccataaaaaaaaaaaatcaaaaatgtttattttcaattcgacccttaaatctgccccttaatagtgAATAATGTGCCCACTAAGTAACTTTTCAGAGCAGTTTCAGGTTATAGAACTTACATCACTGAGTATCAATTATAAAGACAACTTACAGGATGATGTAAGTGAAGGAGCCATGTCTGATCACATGGAGACCATGGTCAAAATCTACTCGCTCTCATTATAAACTATATCCACTAGTGAGAGCTGGCACTCTCCTCAGTCACAtttttaggctaatgccacacagggctgataCTGTGAGAACCAGCCCCTACACTCACATCAGCTCTCATGGGTGTGCATGTGAAGCCACTGCAGTGGCCTGGGTGCAGAAAGAACAGGGAGTGAAGGAGAGCTTTCAGGCAGTTTCCATGTCTGTAGAAAAAGACTAATCGTTCATCTCTGCCCTGTTATTTCTGCATTCACAGCCCAGGTGGaaacatggagcagattttggtCTTACAGTCCCTAAATGGCCACCTGTACTGGGAACTCCTTTTGGTGGAGAGCTCAACAGTACCTAGGAgcatttttttgcccaaaatagtaATGCCTCTATGCCTAACTGgagtgcagggaaaaaaaaaaaagttccttttaTAGGTGCCAGTCCTGTGCATAGTTTTTCTACAACTTGATGTACCTGAAACCACCACTGGAACTTTAAATTCACTAATAGAATGTGCTAGACAAAACTAAACATTTTCAGCCCCGGAACACGTTTCTAGGCACATGTTTCTGTAAGCACAAGGTCCACAACTTGACAGAAGATGGGACTGGCAGTTTTAGGATGACCTATAACTGACAAAACACTTGAGGCATAACCCTTAGAATTTTACAGCACACATTCCTGATCCCAGTGAGAAGCTTGGATCTTACACAAAGAACATACACACCACAGCCAAAGGGGTAAAACAAGAAAACTTTACCAGAGTTACACTGTTAAGATGCGGCAAAAAGTTATAGTTGAACACAAATGCCTTAGACAGGCACCATGTAACAGTTCAGGTAAAATCTTGCACATGTTAAACATATGAATAGTGatcctttaaataaagcatttcagATGCTGTGTGAATATCTTAGTGACAATTAGAGCTATCAGTTAGGATACAGCACTTCATTTGTTCATACTGGCCAATATACTAAACAAGCATATTGAGCAGAATAGTTTATAAGCAGCAATTTATCTGACATCCTCTGCCAATGCCCCATCTGCCTACATGGACGACATATCTGGAAGTAcatttgttttcaaaaatattGATCAAAGAGAACTGTAGGATTGAGTATCAAAACTAGGTGCTCGGGTGCTAAACCACAAAATCAGCCAAACTGTCCAACAGGTGCATGGCAACATTTAGTTATACTTGAAAGGCTGTTCCCAAGATGCACATACCACATAGAAGTCCAGTCCATAGATACCAATGCTTGGATCATATTTAATCCCCAAGTCAATGTGTTCCTGGATGCCAAAACCAAAATTTCCTGTGTCAGAGAAGTTGTTTTTCCTCAATTCATATTCCCTGACCTAGAGAAAGAAAAACCATTAACCAGTTATAAATGACCACAATATTGTGTGTGAATTTATGCATGATAGCAAATATACAGGGCTTACACCGAGAAAAGGAAGCAGGGCTGCATACTTGTAGAGTGGCCACTcaactggtattttactggcctagctggtaaaacaccagtTTTAAATACCCTTCAGTTGCACCCCCTGGACTGCCCACTTAATGTCTGATTTGCCCTACTTTCACCCCTTTGTACAGATTCAACCCAGGCACATCCATGAAGTCATAAACCCACCCCTTTCCATCATTGCACTTCCTATTTAGCACCCCTTTACTTTATGGCCTATCTGCACTTCATAGCTGGTAAAGAGGTATtcaaaagctggcaaccctacctgcttGCAATCTTACAATCAAAAGACTAAATACAAAGTATAAAGATTTGCTTCCAAACCAGTCAAAGTCCCTATAGAGGAAAGTCTATCGCTACTGACATTAAAGATAAGGGGCCTTAATATGTGCATTTTCTGAAAGTGCGGATAACCAAGACCCTAGATCAAAGAGGTCCAAAAGTCAGCCGGATAACCATCACTCTGGTGTTACGGCAGATTTTGCTTCTATCTTTAGGCCATTTCCAAGTGCCAAGATCAAGTGTGCTCAGCATCAGTAACTCCTCTACTTGGGTACAGCCCCAGAGCAGAATGAAATCTGGAATAGTGAAAACTAATCCAAAAAGCTGTTCTCAAACCCAGACTGTATGTGCACTAAGTACATACACAATTACAGGCAAGCAAAACAAGACCATGTCGGAGGAAAGCAAAGTTTGGGAACTCAGATTTGTGCTGCTTGTATTCTGCTGTTTTTAGGAGATACTTGGCTCAATCAGATAGTAGCACTACAGCAAAGCCTCTATCATACCTCCTACACAAGCTACTCAAACATTCATTTTGGCTAGGACACCTTATCAAAtcctattaaaagaaaactatactcccaCAATTAagtgtttatatcaaattaagtggcatattaaagaattttaccaaactagaatatatatttaagtaaatattgcccttttacatctcttgccttgagccaccattcatgatggtctctgtgctgcctcagatcacctgaccaaaactTCAGTTCTAAATGTACCAGGAAGAAGGGTGGAAGCAAGAGACAGAACTGATAAATTGCTCACAtgacccaacatgtatggtttgtttgtgtgcaccgagaatcctaggatcccagcgggtggcccttattttctaaaacaggaattttctatttatgattacccaatgagaCATACTACTAATAAACTATATTATGAAatagttaatttacatgaagtagggttttacatatgagatgtattatgcaatatatattaataaagccCTACATTGTTC
Proteins encoded:
- the rpl11.S gene encoding ribosomal protein L11 S homeolog isoform X1, yielding MRELRIRKLCLNICVGESGDRLTRAAKVLEQLTGQTPVFSKARYTVRSFGIRRNEKIAVHCTVRGAKAEEILEKGLKVREYELRKNNFSDTGNFGFGIQEHIDLGIKYDPSIGIYGLDFYVVLGRPGFSIADKKRKRGVIGSKHRIGKEEAMRWFQQKYDGIILPGK
- the rpl11.S gene encoding ribosomal protein L11 S homeolog, with translation MADKTEKENPMRELRIRKLCLNICVGESGDRLTRAAKVLEQLTGQTPVFSKARYTVRSFGIRRNEKIAVHCTVRGAKAEEILEKGLKVREYELRKNNFSDTGNFGFGIQEHIDLGIKYDPSIGIYGLDFYVVLGRPGFSIADKKRKRGVIGSKHRIGKEEAMRWFQQKYDGIILPGK